Proteins found in one Fulvitalea axinellae genomic segment:
- a CDS encoding glycoside hydrolase family 3 N-terminal domain-containing protein: MRNRLLALGLAVGMLGGIHCTALAQKKSSIYHKGWIDLNKNGKKDVYEDVSKPIEERVEDLLSQMSVEEKTCQMVTLYGYGRVAKDEIPTPEWKNELWKDGLGNIDEPSNGVYTGAQYSFPYGKHVWALNEIQKFFVEQTRLGIPVDFTDEGIRGLNHYKATSFPAQIGVGATWNKDLVHEIGKVIGKEAYALGYSNVYTPVLDVNRDQRWGRTVECFGEDPYLVGEYGVNITKGVASEGVANTLKHYAVYSAPKGGRDGHVRTDPHITWREVHQVYLYPFKKAIMEGGALGVMSSYNDYDGVPITGSKLFLDDILRKKYGFKGYVVTDSDALAYLYTKHRVADSYKEAVRQAVNAGVNVRTTFNDPNNFVKPLRELIQEGNMSMDVVNDRVRDVLYVKFREGLFDKPFREEENADKVVRSKKHLDLSLQASRESIVLLKNEGVLPLNKKSTKKVLVCGPMAKNQSASISRYGALGIDVVTGLRGIQEYCDKNLKGVEVDYALGSELHDKGWPDSEVYDRPMDNREKNLIAEAEGKAKDSDAVIVFVGEDETMVGENLSRTSLQLPGRQKDLVKAMVETGKPVVVVLLSGRPLALNYSARDADAILAGWFPGEFGGNAIADVIFGDYNPAGRLAMTFPRSVGQIPINFPNKPYSQAGQAHEGPNGTGDSRVVEPLYNFGYGLSYTNFRYSNLKIENNIDKGGKLKVSCDITNIGERAGDEVPQLYIKDDFSSIITYDWQLRGFDRVHIQPKETKTVTFEVSPQDLSLINRDMEEVTEAGTFKVNIGQASDNIRLKGEFKINKDIKFGKI, from the coding sequence ATGAGGAATCGGTTATTGGCCCTTGGGCTTGCAGTTGGGATGTTGGGGGGCATTCACTGCACGGCGCTTGCGCAAAAGAAAAGCTCGATCTACCATAAGGGGTGGATTGATCTTAACAAGAATGGTAAGAAGGACGTCTACGAGGATGTTTCGAAACCTATTGAGGAACGCGTGGAGGATCTGCTCTCTCAGATGAGTGTGGAGGAGAAAACCTGCCAAATGGTTACGCTTTACGGCTATGGTCGTGTAGCCAAAGATGAAATCCCTACACCCGAATGGAAAAACGAACTTTGGAAAGACGGTCTCGGTAACATTGACGAGCCTTCAAACGGCGTTTATACCGGCGCCCAGTATTCTTTCCCTTACGGAAAGCACGTTTGGGCACTGAACGAAATCCAGAAATTTTTTGTGGAACAGACCCGTCTGGGTATCCCGGTTGATTTTACCGACGAGGGCATCCGCGGTCTGAACCATTATAAAGCCACTTCTTTCCCTGCCCAAATCGGTGTGGGAGCCACTTGGAACAAGGACCTTGTTCACGAAATCGGAAAAGTTATCGGTAAGGAAGCTTACGCGTTGGGATACAGCAACGTTTACACTCCTGTTTTGGACGTAAACCGCGACCAGCGTTGGGGGCGTACCGTTGAGTGTTTCGGCGAGGATCCTTACTTGGTAGGCGAGTATGGCGTGAACATTACCAAAGGTGTGGCCAGCGAAGGCGTAGCCAACACACTGAAGCACTATGCTGTTTATTCCGCTCCTAAAGGCGGACGTGACGGCCACGTGCGTACCGATCCGCATATTACTTGGCGAGAGGTACACCAGGTTTACCTTTATCCGTTCAAAAAAGCCATTATGGAAGGCGGTGCTCTTGGCGTAATGAGTTCTTATAACGATTATGACGGAGTGCCGATTACGGGTAGCAAACTCTTTTTGGACGATATCCTTCGTAAGAAATATGGCTTCAAAGGATATGTAGTTACGGACAGTGATGCCTTGGCTTACTTGTATACCAAGCACCGTGTAGCCGACTCGTATAAAGAGGCTGTAAGACAGGCCGTAAACGCAGGCGTAAACGTAAGAACGACTTTCAACGATCCGAACAACTTCGTAAAACCTTTGCGTGAGTTGATTCAGGAAGGAAATATGTCGATGGATGTTGTGAACGACCGTGTTCGCGACGTACTCTACGTGAAATTCCGCGAAGGATTGTTCGACAAGCCTTTCCGCGAAGAGGAAAACGCCGACAAAGTTGTTCGTAGCAAAAAGCACCTCGATTTGTCGTTGCAGGCATCAAGAGAATCGATCGTATTGTTGAAGAACGAAGGAGTTCTTCCTTTGAATAAAAAATCTACGAAGAAAGTGTTGGTTTGCGGTCCTATGGCCAAAAACCAGAGCGCTTCCATCAGCCGTTACGGTGCTTTGGGTATCGATGTGGTGACTGGTCTTCGTGGTATTCAGGAATATTGCGACAAGAACCTGAAAGGCGTTGAGGTTGATTACGCTTTGGGTTCCGAACTTCACGACAAAGGCTGGCCTGACTCGGAAGTTTATGACCGCCCGATGGACAACAGGGAGAAAAACCTGATCGCCGAGGCGGAAGGTAAGGCCAAAGACAGCGATGCTGTAATCGTGTTCGTTGGCGAGGACGAAACTATGGTAGGAGAAAACCTTTCTCGTACTAGCTTGCAGTTGCCGGGCCGTCAGAAAGACTTGGTAAAAGCCATGGTGGAAACCGGTAAGCCGGTAGTCGTGGTTTTGCTGAGCGGTCGTCCGTTGGCTTTGAACTACTCGGCTCGTGATGCTGACGCTATCTTGGCGGGTTGGTTCCCTGGTGAGTTCGGTGGAAACGCTATCGCTGACGTAATCTTTGGTGATTATAACCCTGCCGGACGTTTGGCGATGACATTCCCGAGATCCGTAGGTCAGATTCCGATCAACTTCCCTAACAAGCCTTACTCACAGGCTGGTCAGGCGCACGAAGGACCGAACGGTACAGGAGATAGCCGAGTGGTAGAGCCACTTTACAACTTCGGTTACGGATTGTCTTACACTAACTTCCGCTACTCTAACCTCAAAATCGAAAACAACATCGATAAAGGCGGAAAGCTTAAGGTTAGTTGCGATATCACCAACATTGGTGAGCGTGCCGGCGACGAAGTGCCTCAGCTTTATATCAAAGACGATTTCAGCTCGATCATCACTTACGATTGGCAGCTTCGCGGATTCGACAGGGTTCATATCCAGCCTAAAGAGACCAAAACGGTTACGTTTGAGGTTTCTCCGCAGGATTTGAGCTTGATCAACCGCGATATGGAAGAGGTAACCGAAGCGGGAACTTTCAAAGTGAATATCGGACAGGCTTCTGACAATATCCGTTTGAAAGGCGAATTCAAAATCAACAAAGACATCAAATTCGGAAAGATATGA
- a CDS encoding GH92 family glycosyl hydrolase, producing the protein MIKRNFLTRVLAVLAVAGFTACGGADKAENKTEEDVLQYVDPFIGTGFHGHTFPGAVVPFGMVQLSPDTHIMGWDASSGYHYDDSLIYGFSHTHLSGTGIGDMGDVLVLPYTGEIKEKMTSAFDKKTESATPGYYQVTLGDYGVKAELTATTRAGVHRYSYPKGENRRVMFDVSHVLQPNWGHKNSKNTFEIVDDQTIRGLRKSKGWASEHYVYFYAKFEEPFIVLKTKLDGKDYEEDKGEGEAVTLYLDFGKSDKPVVAKVAISPVSEAGAERNLTAEVKDFDFDRVRKEAVRTWDSALSKMRIKTSDTEAKKSFYTALYHSMMAPMVYGDVDGQYRGMDLKVHQTDKFTNYTVFSLWDTFRALHPLMTIIEPERSAEWTESLMLKYEEGGMLPKWPLAGNYTGTMVGYPAISVIADNMAKGLVKLDSKKVLEASLTSAEYNPEKISHLADRMVARVMPRHNYFINKIGYSPADSIGGSVSYGLEHAYYDWCVARICEIVGDKEGQARFDKRAKGYKNYYDPSVGFMRGKNADGSWKTPFSPNYSDHSNGDYIEGNAWQWSWFVPHDVEGYIELMGGPEKFTAKLDELFTTTAKVEGEHASGDITGLIGQYAHGNEPSHHIPYMYNYAGKAWKAQERVDQILKEMYKPTPAGIRGNEDCGQMSAWYVLSSAGFYQVSPGDPTYALGRPLFDEVTFRIKGGEFKVTAENNSSDNKYVQSVTLDGKTLDKPFFKHSDIKAGSELHFVMGPAPKK; encoded by the coding sequence ATGATTAAGCGCAATTTTTTGACCCGCGTATTGGCGGTTCTCGCCGTAGCCGGATTTACGGCTTGTGGCGGAGCGGACAAGGCGGAAAACAAGACTGAGGAGGATGTGCTCCAATACGTCGACCCGTTTATCGGAACGGGCTTTCACGGCCATACTTTCCCCGGCGCCGTTGTGCCATTCGGTATGGTTCAGCTGAGTCCCGATACGCATATCATGGGCTGGGACGCGTCAAGCGGTTATCACTACGACGACAGCTTGATTTACGGCTTTAGTCACACGCACCTGAGCGGAACCGGAATCGGTGATATGGGCGATGTGCTCGTGTTGCCTTATACTGGCGAGATCAAGGAAAAGATGACTTCGGCTTTCGACAAAAAGACCGAAAGCGCTACACCGGGCTACTATCAAGTGACTTTGGGCGACTACGGCGTAAAAGCCGAATTGACCGCCACTACGCGTGCTGGTGTTCACCGTTATTCTTACCCGAAAGGGGAGAACAGAAGAGTGATGTTCGACGTGTCGCACGTACTGCAACCTAACTGGGGGCATAAGAACTCCAAGAACACTTTCGAGATCGTCGATGACCAAACTATCCGCGGTCTTCGTAAGAGTAAAGGTTGGGCTTCTGAGCACTACGTTTATTTCTATGCGAAATTCGAAGAGCCTTTTATCGTATTGAAGACTAAACTTGACGGTAAAGACTACGAAGAGGACAAAGGCGAAGGCGAAGCGGTAACGCTTTACCTGGACTTTGGTAAGAGCGACAAGCCGGTTGTGGCTAAAGTGGCGATTTCGCCGGTTAGCGAAGCTGGTGCCGAGCGTAACCTTACCGCTGAGGTAAAGGACTTTGACTTTGACCGTGTACGCAAAGAGGCTGTTCGTACTTGGGACAGCGCCTTGAGCAAAATGCGTATCAAGACTTCTGATACTGAGGCCAAGAAGAGCTTCTACACGGCCCTTTACCACAGTATGATGGCGCCGATGGTTTACGGTGACGTAGACGGCCAGTACCGTGGGATGGACCTTAAGGTTCACCAAACCGACAAGTTCACCAACTACACCGTATTCTCTTTGTGGGATACTTTCCGTGCGCTTCACCCGCTGATGACTATCATCGAGCCTGAGCGTTCGGCTGAGTGGACCGAAAGCCTTATGCTGAAGTATGAGGAGGGCGGTATGCTTCCTAAATGGCCGTTGGCCGGTAATTACACCGGAACGATGGTGGGTTATCCTGCGATCTCTGTTATCGCCGATAACATGGCCAAGGGCTTGGTAAAGCTTGATTCGAAAAAGGTATTGGAGGCATCGCTTACAAGCGCCGAGTATAATCCAGAAAAAATATCGCACCTTGCCGACCGTATGGTGGCGCGTGTTATGCCTAGGCACAATTACTTCATCAACAAAATCGGATACTCTCCGGCCGACTCGATCGGCGGTTCGGTATCTTACGGACTTGAGCACGCTTACTATGACTGGTGTGTGGCCCGTATCTGCGAAATCGTTGGCGACAAAGAAGGTCAGGCCCGCTTTGATAAGAGAGCCAAAGGTTACAAAAACTACTACGACCCGAGCGTAGGTTTTATGCGTGGTAAAAACGCTGACGGTTCTTGGAAAACGCCATTTAGCCCGAACTATTCGGATCACAGCAACGGCGATTACATCGAAGGTAACGCATGGCAGTGGTCATGGTTTGTGCCTCACGATGTGGAAGGATACATCGAGTTGATGGGCGGACCTGAGAAGTTCACGGCCAAACTCGACGAACTTTTCACGACTACAGCGAAAGTGGAGGGAGAGCATGCTTCTGGCGACATTACTGGCCTGATCGGTCAGTACGCTCACGGCAACGAGCCTAGCCACCACATCCCGTACATGTACAACTACGCCGGAAAGGCTTGGAAAGCGCAAGAGCGCGTTGACCAGATCTTGAAGGAGATGTACAAGCCTACGCCTGCCGGTATCCGCGGAAACGAGGACTGTGGCCAGATGTCGGCTTGGTATGTGCTTAGCTCGGCTGGCTTCTACCAAGTAAGCCCTGGCGATCCTACTTACGCTCTCGGTCGTCCGTTGTTTGACGAGGTAACCTTCCGCATAAAAGGCGGGGAGTTTAAGGTGACCGCCGAGAACAACTCTAGCGACAACAAATATGTGCAAAGTGTAACGTTGGACGGCAAGACGCTTGACAAGCCATTCTTCAAGCATTCGGATATTAAAGCCGGTAGCGAACTTCACTTTGTGATGGGACCTGCTCCTAAAAAATAA
- a CDS encoding pyruvate kinase has translation MSKKKDSGKMERPLAGETDIHSLIKELKEIRSAGVKFQKSQNEALGDIHPDFEKSAKNFLRYLGLRQQDIRQIQKRLGNLGVSRLGRAEGHIEASLKAIIHNLNKLSKDPKAILSREARGFRRGRFLLDHHTLSLLGPEPESRSVRIMVTLPFTAANDYELVKNMLLAGMNLARVNCAHDTPAEWKQMIDNLRKAEKETGKTCKVCMDLAGPKFRTGPVPQSPGALKVRAKKDPFGNIRESAKVWISSQNSPENLGNLTHIPAEEFATSAFSSNDTLRFKDTRKKKRSFRILEVFPEGILAETKKTSYLRSGLVLAKKNAEPDEQEATITVGELPPTDNWIDLHIGDTLVIEKGNAPAENTVKDEKGQVLSPARISCEVEHLYTDTQIGEPILLDDGSIEGIITHKTDEELTLEIDYTKPGGARLKADKGINAPESDLGTKGLTEKDKEDLRFVVQHADIVNFSFVNRPEDVQDLENELEIIKKELDAPQTDDLGVILKIETRKGFKNLPSILLQAMGRKAIGVMLARGDLAVECGWNNLAETQEEILRICSAAHVPIVWATQVLEGLAKKGRPSRAEISDVALGQRAECVMLNKGPFIIDAISALDNIIASMQQHRQKMAPMLPGLDMEKFHSKKDKKKKQKK, from the coding sequence ATGAGCAAGAAAAAAGACTCTGGTAAAATGGAGAGGCCCTTGGCCGGCGAAACGGATATACATTCCCTGATAAAAGAACTCAAGGAGATTAGGAGCGCAGGGGTGAAATTCCAGAAAAGCCAGAACGAGGCCCTTGGAGATATACATCCTGACTTTGAGAAGAGCGCCAAAAACTTTTTGAGATACTTGGGCTTGCGACAGCAAGACATCAGGCAGATCCAGAAAAGACTCGGCAACCTCGGCGTCTCCCGCCTAGGGCGTGCCGAAGGCCATATCGAGGCCAGCCTTAAAGCCATTATCCATAACCTAAACAAGCTTTCCAAAGACCCGAAGGCCATCCTCTCGCGTGAGGCCAGAGGCTTTCGAAGAGGTCGTTTCTTGCTCGATCACCATACGCTCTCGCTATTGGGGCCAGAGCCGGAGTCCAGATCGGTGCGGATCATGGTCACCTTGCCGTTCACCGCCGCCAACGACTACGAACTGGTCAAGAACATGCTACTTGCGGGTATGAACCTGGCCAGAGTCAACTGCGCCCACGACACGCCTGCGGAGTGGAAACAGATGATTGACAATCTCCGCAAAGCGGAAAAGGAAACGGGCAAAACCTGTAAAGTGTGTATGGACTTGGCCGGTCCTAAATTCCGCACGGGACCCGTGCCGCAAAGCCCGGGAGCGCTTAAAGTTCGTGCGAAAAAGGACCCTTTCGGAAACATAAGGGAAAGCGCGAAAGTCTGGATATCTTCCCAAAACAGCCCGGAAAACTTGGGCAACCTTACGCATATCCCCGCGGAGGAATTCGCAACAAGCGCTTTCTCCTCCAACGATACTCTCCGATTTAAGGACACCCGCAAAAAGAAACGCTCTTTCAGAATTCTGGAAGTCTTTCCCGAAGGGATTTTGGCCGAAACCAAAAAGACCTCTTATCTCAGGTCCGGACTTGTTCTGGCGAAGAAAAATGCCGAACCCGACGAACAGGAAGCAACTATCACAGTAGGGGAACTCCCCCCTACCGACAATTGGATAGACCTGCATATCGGCGATACGCTGGTAATAGAGAAAGGAAACGCGCCCGCCGAAAATACCGTCAAGGATGAAAAAGGCCAGGTTCTGAGCCCCGCTCGCATCAGTTGCGAAGTGGAACACCTTTACACTGACACGCAAATAGGCGAGCCAATATTGCTTGACGACGGAAGCATTGAGGGCATTATCACCCATAAAACCGACGAAGAGTTAACGCTCGAAATCGACTACACCAAACCCGGGGGCGCAAGGCTGAAAGCTGACAAAGGCATCAACGCCCCGGAGAGTGACTTAGGCACCAAAGGCCTCACTGAAAAGGACAAAGAAGACTTGCGCTTCGTGGTCCAACACGCAGATATCGTCAATTTCTCTTTCGTCAACCGTCCGGAAGATGTTCAGGACCTAGAAAACGAGCTGGAAATCATCAAGAAGGAACTCGACGCTCCGCAGACGGACGACTTGGGTGTAATTCTGAAAATCGAAACCCGGAAAGGCTTTAAAAACCTTCCGAGCATACTGCTACAGGCCATGGGCCGAAAAGCCATAGGCGTTATGCTTGCCCGCGGCGATTTGGCCGTGGAATGCGGGTGGAACAATCTGGCCGAAACTCAGGAAGAGATTCTTAGGATTTGCAGCGCCGCCCACGTGCCTATCGTTTGGGCTACGCAGGTATTGGAAGGCTTGGCCAAAAAGGGCCGTCCGTCAAGAGCCGAGATCAGTGACGTGGCCCTAGGCCAGCGCGCCGAGTGCGTGATGCTTAACAAAGGGCCGTTTATTATCGACGCTATTTCCGCTTTGGACAATATCATCGCAAGCATGCAACAGCACCGTCAGAAGATGGCGCCTATGCTTCCGGGATTGGATATGGAAAAGTTCCATTCAAAGAAGGACAAAAAGAAAAAGCAGAAGAAGTAA
- a CDS encoding metallophosphoesterase family protein — MSRRLAISDIHGCPKTFEALLDKVRYSPNKDRLFLLGDYVNKGPDSKRVLEIIYDLKKRFPDNVTALLGNHDQQALSFFEHGNPAKTLVNGRSFGEIFPDLKKKERIRFRDFFRQCPLYAELPDFLLVHAGFDFTAKNIFKNEDAMTVIREFVVDPKKTGNRPVVHGHVPTRLSTIKQHIADKDWNMPLDNGCVYADTQEGMGQLICLDLDTLTLTEQANIDLT, encoded by the coding sequence ATGAGTAGAAGGCTGGCGATTTCAGACATTCACGGCTGTCCGAAAACCTTCGAAGCCTTATTGGACAAAGTCCGGTATTCTCCGAATAAAGACCGGCTTTTCCTTTTGGGCGATTACGTAAACAAAGGCCCGGATTCAAAACGGGTTCTGGAAATCATTTACGACCTCAAGAAACGTTTTCCGGATAACGTAACGGCCCTGCTCGGTAACCACGACCAGCAGGCCCTTAGTTTTTTCGAGCACGGAAATCCCGCAAAGACACTTGTCAACGGACGTTCTTTCGGAGAGATATTCCCCGATTTGAAAAAGAAGGAGCGGATCCGTTTCCGGGATTTTTTCAGGCAATGCCCGCTCTACGCCGAGCTTCCTGATTTTCTGCTGGTGCACGCAGGCTTTGATTTTACGGCCAAAAACATCTTCAAAAACGAAGACGCCATGACCGTGATAAGGGAATTTGTCGTAGACCCTAAAAAGACGGGCAACCGACCCGTAGTCCACGGCCATGTACCTACCCGGCTAAGCACGATAAAGCAACATATAGCCGATAAAGACTGGAATATGCCTTTGGACAACGGGTGCGTGTACGCTGACACCCAAGAAGGAATGGGCCAACTCATCTGCCTGGACCTTGACACATTGACTTTAACCGAACAAGCCAATATCGACCTAACTTAA
- a CDS encoding FGGY-family carbohydrate kinase, which yields MGPSVIAIFDIGRTNKKFCLLNRNYEIVHEEIRQFSEIEDEDGFLCEDLEEITKWMRKTLHDWLKSRDYTIRAINFSAYGAGLVHVNKSGKPVAPIYNYWKPLPQHIKDEFFEKYGPKEKFLKETATGDLNMLNSGMQLFWLRNEKPEVFKKVHSSLYLPQYLSAFISGKNFSELTSLGLHSMIWDFSKDRSHDWVYKEKLYNKFPPVISATASEKVRIKNRELKCGIGIQDSLASLYPYQISNERTYVALTSGCWSIAMNPFDESEITEDELSQDVFKALDSSGKAIRTARIFLGREHDYQTKQIAQHFGKDPSYAFEFDLNEKTLERLAQFPNPNRAFYPKNFVGTGPFPSAYEKTVDLSLFSDFEEAYHQLLLDLAYMQKVSLELSFGPKGMDKVFMAGGFSLNEKYTKTLASIIPDIQLFKNNIKWSAVLGAALLLHNQWNKQTEIDNLLNFTEVEPLDIDISGYKSPF from the coding sequence ATGGGCCCTTCCGTGATCGCGATTTTCGACATTGGACGAACCAACAAAAAGTTCTGTCTGCTTAACAGGAATTACGAAATAGTGCATGAGGAAATCCGGCAATTTTCGGAAATCGAAGACGAAGACGGGTTCCTGTGCGAAGACCTGGAAGAAATAACGAAATGGATGCGCAAAACGCTCCATGATTGGCTCAAAAGCAGGGACTATACTATAAGGGCGATTAACTTCTCGGCTTACGGCGCCGGACTGGTGCACGTAAACAAATCGGGCAAACCAGTGGCTCCGATTTACAACTATTGGAAGCCGTTACCCCAGCATATCAAAGACGAATTCTTCGAAAAGTACGGCCCGAAGGAAAAATTCCTAAAGGAAACCGCAACCGGAGACCTCAACATGCTGAACTCGGGAATGCAACTGTTCTGGCTTAGAAACGAAAAGCCCGAAGTGTTCAAAAAAGTGCACTCTTCGCTGTACTTGCCCCAATATCTCAGTGCGTTTATTTCTGGCAAAAACTTCTCAGAGCTGACCAGCCTCGGTCTTCATTCCATGATTTGGGATTTCAGCAAAGACCGTAGCCACGACTGGGTTTACAAAGAAAAGCTTTACAATAAATTTCCGCCGGTAATCAGCGCCACAGCCAGCGAGAAGGTTCGCATCAAAAACCGCGAACTCAAATGCGGTATCGGGATACAAGACAGTTTGGCGTCGCTTTATCCTTACCAAATCAGCAACGAAAGGACTTACGTAGCCCTAACTTCGGGTTGCTGGAGCATTGCCATGAACCCGTTCGACGAGAGCGAAATCACCGAAGACGAACTTTCGCAAGACGTATTCAAGGCTTTGGACAGTAGCGGAAAAGCGATCCGAACGGCAAGGATTTTCCTTGGAAGAGAACACGATTACCAAACAAAGCAAATAGCACAACACTTCGGCAAAGACCCAAGCTACGCTTTCGAATTCGACCTGAACGAGAAAACGCTGGAACGTCTGGCTCAATTCCCGAATCCCAACAGGGCATTCTACCCGAAGAATTTTGTGGGAACCGGCCCATTTCCTTCCGCCTATGAAAAGACCGTCGACTTGAGTCTTTTCTCGGACTTCGAAGAGGCTTACCACCAGCTTTTGCTTGATTTGGCCTATATGCAAAAGGTTTCTTTGGAACTCAGCTTCGGGCCAAAAGGCATGGACAAAGTCTTTATGGCCGGCGGATTCAGCCTTAACGAGAAATACACGAAAACCTTGGCGTCCATCATTCCCGACATCCAGCTTTTCAAGAATAACATTAAGTGGTCAGCAGTGCTTGGCGCGGCCTTGCTTCTCCATAACCAGTGGAACAAGCAGACCGAAATCGACAACCTGCTTAACTTCACGGAAGTCGAACCGCTTGACATTGACATTTCGGGATACAAATCCCCGTTCTAA
- the ndk gene encoding nucleoside-diphosphate kinase, translating to MKGNYTFTIIKPCAVQSGHIGAILGDIADAGFRVAALKFVRLNKKEAQEFYKIHEERPFYGELVDFMTSGPIVVAVLEKEGAVEGFRSLIGSTNPKEAAPDTIRAKYAESIGRNAIHGSDSDDNAKIEASFFFSRNEIFNSEGGFVENLNAAQVAS from the coding sequence ATGAAAGGGAACTACACCTTCACCATCATCAAACCTTGCGCCGTTCAGAGTGGCCACATCGGTGCAATCTTGGGCGATATCGCTGACGCCGGGTTTAGAGTAGCGGCCCTGAAATTTGTTAGGCTGAATAAGAAAGAGGCCCAGGAATTCTACAAAATCCACGAGGAGCGTCCGTTTTACGGCGAATTGGTAGATTTCATGACTTCGGGACCTATCGTAGTTGCCGTACTTGAGAAAGAAGGAGCCGTTGAAGGTTTCCGCTCGTTGATCGGAAGCACAAACCCGAAAGAGGCTGCGCCGGACACTATTCGCGCAAAATACGCTGAGTCTATCGGCCGTAATGCTATCCACGGTTCGGACAGTGATGACAATGCGAAAATCGAAGCTTCGTTCTTCTTCTCACGCAATGAGATCTTTAACAGCGAAGGTGGATTCGTGGAAAACCTGAACGCAGCCCAAGTGGCGTCGTAA
- a CDS encoding hydroxymethylglutaryl-CoA lyase: MTKTNRVKITECPRDAMQGLLAFVPTELKIKYLSALANTGFDTLDFTSFVSPKAIPQMRDASEVTEALSESKTDTELLAIVANLRGAQDASNFPGIDTLGYPFSVSETFQLKNTKKNREESLELVKRILEVTYQSNKKLRVYLSMAFGNPYGEEWSPAIVLEYASKLIEMGVHELALSDTTGTGTPSTIEPLFAHATESFPDAIWMAHLHATPKASVTNIEATLKAGCRYFDSALGGYGGCPMAKDDLTGNIATETLIATLDKQGISHNIDTEKLKEAQKIASEIFV, encoded by the coding sequence ATGACGAAAACCAACAGAGTTAAGATTACAGAATGCCCCCGCGACGCAATGCAGGGGCTTCTTGCGTTTGTACCCACCGAGTTGAAAATCAAATACCTTTCAGCTTTGGCCAACACTGGGTTCGACACTTTAGACTTCACCAGTTTTGTTTCTCCAAAGGCAATCCCCCAAATGCGAGACGCCTCCGAAGTAACCGAGGCCCTAAGCGAATCGAAAACCGACACGGAGCTTCTGGCCATTGTAGCCAACTTACGAGGCGCGCAAGACGCCTCAAACTTCCCGGGGATCGACACTTTGGGATATCCGTTCTCTGTTTCCGAAACTTTTCAGCTTAAGAACACAAAAAAAAACAGGGAAGAATCGCTCGAATTGGTAAAGCGAATATTGGAAGTGACCTATCAATCGAACAAAAAACTCCGGGTCTATCTTTCTATGGCTTTCGGAAACCCTTACGGCGAGGAATGGAGTCCCGCAATTGTACTGGAATACGCTTCAAAGCTTATCGAAATGGGTGTTCATGAACTCGCTTTGTCCGACACTACCGGTACAGGAACCCCTTCGACTATTGAGCCTCTTTTCGCCCATGCCACAGAAAGTTTTCCTGACGCAATATGGATGGCCCATCTTCACGCCACACCAAAAGCCAGCGTTACGAACATAGAAGCGACACTAAAAGCCGGTTGCCGTTACTTTGACTCAGCCCTCGGTGGCTACGGCGGTTGCCCAATGGCCAAAGATGACCTGACGGGAAACATCGCTACGGAAACACTGATTGCCACCCTCGACAAACAAGGTATTAGCCATAATATCGATACCGAAAAGCTTAAGGAAGCCCAAAAAATCGCTTCCGAGATCTTTGTGTAA